In a single window of the Candidatus Tisiphia endosymbiont of Nemotelus nigrinus genome:
- a CDS encoding RluA family pseudouridine synthase, which yields MEEYNIPQNLDGFRIDKALVNLVSRTSRSQVQKMISDFQIQVNGLIISDSNFKVKENDIISVFFKVSEPLMMQEADIKLDIFYEDEDLMVINKAAGMTVHPGSGNHQDTLVNALLHHAKSLSSIGGLERPGIVHRLDKDTSGLMVVAKNNFAHVHLAKQIESRNLVRKYKALVWGIINPQEGVIRNNIGRDRIIRQKMTILKFGGKEAVTHYKTEEIFFDGIISMVECRLATGRTHQIRVQLSHLKHSVVGDQTYGKNSKKVNTNYSILPQKLMDFKRQALHSWYISFSHPVSGKLLEFESPLPSDITEIIA from the coding sequence ATGGAAGAATATAACATACCCCAAAACCTAGATGGGTTTAGAATTGATAAGGCTTTGGTAAATCTTGTCAGCAGAACATCTAGAAGCCAAGTTCAGAAAATGATAAGTGACTTCCAAATACAAGTTAATGGTTTGATTATTTCTGATTCTAACTTTAAGGTCAAGGAGAATGACATTATCTCAGTATTTTTTAAAGTTTCTGAGCCATTAATGATGCAGGAAGCTGATATTAAACTTGATATTTTTTATGAAGATGAAGATTTAATGGTGATCAATAAAGCAGCTGGTATGACAGTCCATCCTGGTAGTGGCAACCACCAAGATACTTTGGTAAATGCCCTATTACACCATGCAAAATCTTTATCTAGTATAGGAGGATTGGAAAGGCCTGGTATAGTTCATCGTTTGGACAAAGATACATCAGGGCTTATGGTGGTAGCAAAGAATAATTTTGCCCATGTACATCTTGCAAAACAAATAGAAAGCCGTAATCTTGTACGCAAATATAAAGCACTCGTTTGGGGTATTATTAATCCGCAAGAGGGAGTTATAAGAAATAATATTGGTAGAGACCGTATTATACGGCAAAAAATGACTATTCTAAAATTTGGCGGTAAAGAGGCGGTTACTCATTATAAAACAGAGGAAATATTTTTTGATGGTATTATAAGTATGGTAGAATGTCGGCTTGCTACCGGACGAACTCATCAAATCAGAGTGCAATTGAGTCATTTGAAACATTCAGTAGTAGGAGACCAAACTTATGGTAAGAATAGCAAGAAAGTTAACACCAATTATAGCATACTACCACAAAAATTAATGGATTTCAAGAGGCAAGCATTACATTCTTGGTATATAAGTTTTTCCCATCCGGTAAGCGGTAAATTATTAGAATTTGAATCACCCCTGCCATCGGATATTACGGAAATAATTGCATGA
- a CDS encoding glycosyltransferase family 2 protein translates to MLKISAFIITKNEAARVTRAINSVKDIVGEIIVVDSGSTDDTVQIVRDLGSKVIFNEWSGYVKQKTFGENLCQNDWILNIDADEELSKELQDEIEFIFASNIQDNYLAYRTKNVILHRNDHKVRRFAPYHKFIRLYNRKYSSFSNNNSTTTHDSVLFNPDINSQGKIYDLNGIIYHRTGMSIEQLVAKANFYSSEQAEDLVKLGRNPSRIRIATETISYFLKSFFIRRYWVFGFDGFVDSMILAFARFIRLAKAREMLNNKKHAKNQENI, encoded by the coding sequence ATGTTAAAGATTTCAGCTTTTATTATCACAAAAAATGAAGCCGCTAGAGTGACAAGAGCTATCAACAGTGTTAAGGACATTGTGGGAGAGATTATTGTTGTTGATAGTGGTAGCACTGATGATACAGTACAAATTGTCAGAGATTTAGGGAGCAAAGTAATTTTTAATGAATGGAGTGGTTATGTTAAACAAAAAACTTTTGGTGAGAATTTGTGTCAGAATGATTGGATATTAAATATTGACGCTGATGAAGAATTGTCAAAAGAATTACAGGATGAAATAGAATTTATATTCGCTTCAAATATTCAAGATAATTATTTAGCTTATCGTACTAAAAATGTTATATTGCACCGTAACGATCATAAAGTTCGTCGTTTTGCTCCTTATCATAAATTTATCAGATTATATAATCGTAAATATAGTAGTTTTTCTAATAATAATAGTACTACTACTCATGATTCGGTGTTATTTAATCCAGATATTAACTCACAAGGTAAAATCTATGATTTAAATGGTATAATTTATCATAGAACTGGCATGTCAATTGAGCAATTAGTAGCTAAAGCAAATTTTTATTCTTCTGAGCAAGCAGAAGATTTAGTCAAACTAGGTAGGAATCCATCAAGAATAAGGATTGCTACAGAAACTATTTCTTATTTTCTAAAATCATTCTTTATAAGACGGTATTGGGTATTTGGTTTTGATGGTTTTGTTGACTCTATGATTCTTGCTTTTGCACGGTTTATAAGACTTGCTAAAGCAAGAGAGATGTTAAATAATAAAAAACATGCTAAAAACCAAGAAAACATATAA
- the dcd gene encoding dCTP deaminase, which yields MTIMSDNWIRRMCAEHDMIAPFVDTQVKLNNSERIISYGLSSYGYDARVSKEFKIFTNINSSIVDPKNFSECSLVDREVDVCIIPPNSFALARTIEYFKIPRDILVICVGKSTYARCGIIVNVTPLEPEWEGHVTLEFSNTTPLPAKIYANEGACQFLFLKGDQTCNTSYADRYGKYMKQQGVTLPIT from the coding sequence ATGACCATTATGTCTGATAATTGGATAAGAAGAATGTGTGCAGAACATGATATGATTGCACCTTTTGTTGATACGCAAGTTAAATTAAATAACTCAGAGAGGATTATTTCTTATGGCTTATCTTCGTATGGTTATGATGCAAGAGTTTCAAAAGAATTCAAAATATTTACTAATATCAATTCGTCAATAGTTGATCCCAAGAATTTTAGTGAATGTAGCTTAGTAGATAGAGAAGTTGATGTTTGTATCATCCCGCCCAATAGTTTTGCTTTAGCAAGAACAATTGAGTATTTTAAAATTCCAAGAGATATACTAGTTATTTGTGTTGGTAAATCAACCTATGCCCGATGCGGTATAATTGTTAACGTAACCCCATTAGAACCAGAATGGGAAGGACATGTAACATTAGAATTTTCCAATACTACTCCATTGCCAGCAAAAATTTATGCGAATGAAGGAGCTTGTCAATTCTTATTTTTAAAAGGCGACCAAACTTGTAATACATCTTATGCTGATCGTTATGGGAAATATATGAAACAGCAAGGTGTTACCTTGCCAATAACTTAA
- the pheS gene encoding phenylalanine--tRNA ligase subunit alpha, with protein MDNLNQILKSAQSSIESVQSLSELQQIRVEFLGKKSLLNQEMKKLGGLELDDRKKLGEVVNLLKEQVSDLLQAKQTILEEFELNKQFAEEKTDLTIPARQYRRGSIHPITQATEELIQIFAKFGLTIKDGPTIENDWYNFTALNFYEDHPARQMHDTFYLKAEEGADIQLLRTHTSPIQIRTMQNDKPSFRFIAPGRTYRSDSDMTHTPMFHQIEGLVLDENINMGHLKYLITEFIKDFFEQTNIEVRFRPSFFPFTEPSAEVDIKMQGSDKWLEVLGCGMVHPNVLKNVNIDSNHYQGFAFGLGVERFAMLKYGIKDLRQFFEGDIRWLKHYNFSAFDIPTLAGGLTR; from the coding sequence ATGGATAATCTAAACCAAATATTAAAATCTGCTCAAAGCAGTATCGAGTCTGTTCAATCTCTATCAGAATTACAACAAATTAGGGTAGAGTTTCTTGGGAAAAAAAGCCTACTTAATCAAGAAATGAAGAAACTAGGTGGTCTTGAACTAGACGATCGAAAGAAGTTAGGCGAGGTAGTTAATCTGCTTAAAGAGCAGGTTAGTGATTTGCTACAAGCAAAACAAACTATCTTGGAGGAATTTGAATTAAATAAGCAGTTTGCTGAAGAAAAGACAGATTTAACCATTCCAGCTAGACAATATAGGAGGGGAAGCATCCACCCCATTACCCAAGCTACCGAAGAATTAATTCAAATATTTGCAAAATTTGGGCTAACTATTAAGGATGGTCCGACTATAGAAAATGATTGGTATAATTTCACTGCCCTCAATTTTTATGAAGATCACCCCGCTAGGCAGATGCATGACACTTTTTACCTAAAAGCAGAAGAAGGGGCAGATATACAATTACTACGCACCCATACTTCACCAATACAAATCAGAACCATGCAAAATGATAAACCATCTTTTAGGTTTATTGCTCCTGGTAGAACTTATAGATCTGATTCTGATATGACCCATACACCGATGTTCCATCAGATTGAAGGTCTAGTACTCGATGAAAATATTAATATGGGACATTTAAAATACCTTATCACGGAATTTATTAAAGATTTTTTTGAACAAACAAATATTGAAGTGCGTTTTAGACCAAGCTTCTTCCCATTTACTGAACCATCTGCCGAAGTGGATATTAAGATGCAGGGTAGCGATAAATGGCTAGAGGTGCTTGGCTGTGGTATGGTTCATCCAAACGTTCTTAAAAATGTTAATATAGACAGTAATCATTATCAGGGATTTGCTTTTGGGCTAGGTGTTGAGCGTTTTGCCATGCTAAAATACGGAATCAAGGATCTCAGACAGTTTTTTGAAGGAGATATAAGATGGTTAAAACACTATAATTTCTCTGCTTTCGATATACCAACTCTAGCTGGGGGGTTAACAAGATGA
- a CDS encoding N-6 DNA methylase encodes MSEELLQRDLIKNPQKIGTWNFYNIGATTISDLKKADIIRSIDYGDVLNKRVDGIITKQKEVIAIVEFKQPKNFNTKDKKNNAILQEIEVAKKLKTKLIIATDTQETIWINVATGNNVKTEEGDDFKYLFDSKDINLQKVINEIIQSINEKNDRILPKKLVNPTDLAKQIWQDVWSVSGATPENCLYTFVELFIFKYLSDLKILQGTYNFYTLLRMYEEGNETNTVLQHYANIIRPQIKELFPENVLDKTTIINGSIFISKEQKAVDSYGTVFRKVLHKFRDYGKLEHIDHDFKSKLFESFLKESISKKEWGQFFTPIKVVCAINEMAEGELKEGMTICDPACGVGKFPLEFIKDNLDKLFKVENNKIIQKVKIVGFDKGFDKDEQKTIILAKANMLIYFCELIKGNIGLTKEFAKIFNDSFILKTNSILGTLSETEEEKYDLILTNPPYVTSGSSNLKKEISKSLTLKNHYKINAMGIEGLFMEWIIKALKKGGKAFIVVPDGIFNRQNDKNLRQYILDSCYIDAIVSLPLKTFFTTQKKTYILAITKKSDISDIQTDPVFTYLVSEIGESRDVNRFDIEQDDLKEAVNLYNAFKGNKKYFATLNHDRRCKIVSINEFDSDKNWSVERWWSKEEKIELGIEKIDQLVSISEFSDIISDLATSCNEFTTSLQDIGFHKINDEIKYCQNVKIEDIFNIKKGIAKYTKTYIKEHKGLYPVYSANTQQDGVLGYINHFDHDVESIQITTNGYAGTVFYRSKHKFSINGDARLYIPKCDNLDCLYLSFELQKVLDKNNFNWEYKPTIERTRNIEIKIPITATGEFDLPKQKEIAEKYRKITEIKNNITRKLERIENIKVDIGL; translated from the coding sequence ATGAGCGAAGAACTTCTACAACGAGATTTAATCAAGAATCCCCAAAAAATAGGGACTTGGAATTTTTATAATATTGGTGCAACAACTATTAGTGATTTAAAAAAAGCTGATATAATAAGAAGTATAGATTATGGAGATGTATTAAACAAGAGAGTTGATGGCATTATTACCAAACAAAAAGAAGTTATTGCTATTGTGGAATTTAAACAACCTAAAAATTTTAATACCAAGGATAAAAAAAATAATGCCATTCTGCAAGAAATTGAGGTTGCCAAAAAACTAAAAACAAAATTAATTATTGCAACTGATACCCAAGAGACGATATGGATTAATGTTGCTACTGGTAATAACGTAAAAACCGAAGAAGGCGATGATTTTAAATATCTTTTTGACTCCAAAGATATAAACTTACAAAAAGTTATCAATGAAATAATACAATCAATAAATGAGAAAAATGATAGAATTTTACCAAAGAAACTAGTCAATCCAACAGATCTAGCAAAACAAATATGGCAAGATGTTTGGAGTGTTAGCGGGGCAACCCCTGAGAATTGCTTATACACCTTTGTTGAATTATTTATATTCAAATATCTAAGTGATTTAAAAATATTACAAGGTACTTATAATTTTTATACTTTACTGCGGATGTATGAAGAAGGCAATGAAACTAACACAGTTTTGCAACATTACGCAAATATTATCAGACCACAAATAAAAGAGTTGTTTCCTGAAAATGTTCTAGACAAGACCACCATAATAAATGGTAGCATATTTATCAGCAAAGAACAAAAAGCTGTTGATAGTTATGGAACAGTCTTCAGAAAAGTGTTACACAAGTTTAGAGATTATGGGAAACTTGAACATATTGACCATGATTTTAAAAGTAAGCTATTCGAAAGTTTTTTAAAAGAAAGTATCAGTAAAAAGGAATGGGGACAGTTTTTTACTCCGATTAAAGTTGTTTGTGCTATCAATGAAATGGCAGAAGGTGAGTTAAAAGAAGGGATGACTATTTGCGATCCAGCATGCGGAGTGGGTAAATTTCCGTTAGAATTTATAAAAGATAATCTTGATAAGCTTTTTAAAGTTGAAAACAATAAAATAATACAAAAAGTTAAAATAGTTGGTTTTGATAAAGGTTTTGACAAAGATGAACAAAAAACCATCATTTTAGCAAAAGCCAATATGCTTATTTATTTTTGTGAACTTATAAAGGGCAATATTGGACTAACTAAAGAATTTGCTAAAATATTTAATGATAGTTTCATTTTAAAAACAAACTCAATACTTGGTACGCTTTCTGAAACAGAAGAAGAGAAATATGATTTAATTTTAACAAATCCCCCTTATGTAACAAGTGGAAGTAGTAATTTAAAAAAAGAAATATCTAAGAGTCTTACTTTAAAAAACCACTATAAAATCAATGCCATGGGTATTGAAGGGCTTTTTATGGAGTGGATCATTAAAGCTCTAAAAAAAGGTGGCAAGGCTTTTATAGTTGTACCTGACGGTATCTTTAATAGACAGAATGATAAAAATTTAAGGCAATATATTTTAGATAGTTGTTATATTGACGCAATTGTTTCTTTGCCATTAAAGACATTTTTTACAACACAAAAAAAGACCTATATTTTAGCAATTACAAAAAAATCTGATATTTCTGATATTCAAACTGATCCTGTATTCACTTATTTAGTCAGTGAAATAGGTGAAAGTAGGGATGTAAATAGATTTGATATCGAGCAAGACGACTTAAAAGAAGCGGTAAATTTGTATAATGCTTTTAAGGGCAATAAGAAGTATTTTGCAACTCTTAATCATGATAGGAGGTGTAAGATAGTTTCGATAAATGAATTTGACAGTGATAAAAACTGGTCTGTAGAAAGATGGTGGAGTAAAGAAGAAAAAATTGAATTAGGTATTGAAAAAATAGACCAATTAGTCTCAATTAGTGAGTTTAGTGATATAATTAGCGATTTAGCAACGAGCTGTAATGAGTTTACTACATCTTTGCAAGATATTGGATTTCATAAAATTAATGACGAAATTAAATATTGCCAAAATGTAAAAATAGAGGATATTTTTAATATAAAAAAAGGAATAGCAAAATACACTAAGACCTATATAAAGGAACATAAAGGTTTGTATCCTGTCTACTCAGCAAACACACAACAAGATGGTGTTTTAGGTTATATAAATCATTTTGATCATGATGTTGAATCTATCCAGATTACTACCAATGGATATGCTGGCACAGTTTTTTATAGGTCAAAACATAAATTTAGCATAAATGGAGATGCAAGATTATATATCCCAAAATGTGATAATCTTGATTGTTTATATCTATCGTTTGAATTACAAAAAGTATTAGATAAAAATAACTTTAACTGGGAATACAAGCCAACCATAGAAAGAACAAGAAATATTGAAATCAAAATCCCAATTACTGCAACAGGTGAATTTGATTTACCAAAACAAAAGGAGATAGCAGAGAAATATCGCAAAATCACCGAAATAAAGAATAATATAACAAGAAAACTTGAAAGAATAGAAAATATAAAAGTTGATATTGGTTTATAA
- a CDS encoding uracil-DNA glycosylase family protein: MTHLTKKINQLKWLQTIGIDYYLSESTINQQKIQINSNVKAKPISIPPTLPRSNSRSHSRNSSYPALIASSAMPPRNDESTFIHTALREATKVTATQSISNYSSVPRHSSPPCHSRVGGNPEPVQKQNDAISLSRTLADSANSLEELKKLLMDFDGCGLKKLANKTVFADGNPQSSIMFIGEAPGSSEDAEGIPFCGESGKLLDNVLASINISRKHNAYITNTVFWRPPANRQPTQEEIDICRPFVEKHIALINPKLIVLVGNVAATSLLGKNAGISKIRQEYYLYTNQYLIKPIQTTSIFHPAYLLRQPMQKKTTWYDLIKIHDYIRLLTSTQ, encoded by the coding sequence ATGACTCATTTAACAAAAAAAATCAACCAACTAAAATGGTTGCAAACAATTGGTATAGATTATTATTTGTCAGAATCAACTATTAATCAGCAAAAAATACAAATTAATTCTAATGTTAAAGCTAAGCCGATTAGCATTCCACCAACTCTACCTCGTTCCAATAGTCGTAGCCATTCCCGCAATTCTTCGTACCCTGCATTGATTGCTTCGTCGGCCATGCCTCCTCGCAATGACGAAAGTACTTTTATCCACACGGCATTGCGAGAAGCAACTAAAGTGACAGCGACACAATCCATCTCTAATTATTCCAGTGTTCCTCGTCATTCCAGTCCCCCTTGTCATTCCCGCGTAGGCGGGAATCCAGAACCTGTACAAAAACAGAATGACGCCATTTCATTGTCTAGAACTTTGGCTGATTCAGCTAACAGTTTAGAAGAATTAAAAAAACTATTAATGGATTTTGATGGTTGTGGTTTAAAAAAATTAGCTAATAAAACCGTATTTGCTGATGGCAATCCACAAAGTTCTATAATGTTTATTGGAGAAGCCCCAGGTAGTAGCGAAGATGCAGAGGGAATACCATTTTGTGGTGAAAGTGGTAAATTACTTGATAATGTCTTGGCCTCTATCAATATTTCAAGAAAACATAATGCCTATATTACTAATACGGTATTTTGGCGACCACCAGCCAACCGCCAACCAACACAAGAAGAAATAGATATTTGCCGACCTTTTGTTGAGAAGCATATCGCTTTAATAAACCCAAAACTAATTGTTTTAGTAGGAAATGTTGCAGCGACTAGCTTACTTGGTAAAAATGCTGGTATAAGTAAAATCAGACAAGAATATTATTTATATACCAATCAGTATCTTATCAAACCAATTCAAACTACTTCTATCTTCCATCCTGCATATCTGCTTAGACAACCAATGCAGAAAAAAACTACCTGGTATGATTTAATAAAAATTCATGATTATATTAGACTGTTAACAAGTACACAATAA
- a CDS encoding enoyl-ACP reductase — protein MQIVGLLDGKKGLITGVANNLSISWAIAQMVKEHGADLALTYQGEMLEKRVRPLAEEIGCNFVVPCDVTSEESLDNLFKIIEQKWGKLDFLVHSIAFSDRNELKGRYIDTTLPNFLNSMNISCYSLTAMAKRAEPLMKDGGSILTLTYYGSQKVVRNYNVMGPAKAALECSVKYLATDMGSNNIRVNAISAGPIKTLASSGISDFKTMLASHEATSPLRRNISSSDVAGAALYLLSNLSSGVTGEMHYVDGGFNTTVGMDVGASS, from the coding sequence ATGCAAATTGTGGGTTTACTTGATGGTAAGAAAGGATTAATTACAGGCGTCGCTAATAATTTATCAATATCTTGGGCTATTGCCCAAATGGTCAAAGAACATGGGGCAGACTTAGCTCTTACCTACCAAGGAGAAATGCTTGAAAAACGCGTTCGACCTCTTGCTGAAGAAATTGGTTGTAATTTTGTTGTTCCATGTGATGTAACGAGTGAAGAGTCACTTGATAATTTGTTTAAGATTATTGAACAAAAATGGGGTAAACTTGATTTCTTGGTTCATTCTATCGCTTTTTCTGACCGAAATGAATTAAAAGGTAGATATATAGATACTACACTACCTAATTTTCTTAATAGCATGAATATATCATGTTATTCTCTAACTGCTATGGCAAAACGGGCAGAACCTTTGATGAAAGATGGCGGTAGTATCCTTACTCTGACTTATTATGGTTCCCAAAAGGTAGTCCGTAATTATAATGTGATGGGACCTGCTAAAGCTGCATTAGAATGTAGTGTAAAATATCTTGCAACTGATATGGGATCAAATAATATCCGAGTAAATGCTATATCGGCTGGTCCTATAAAAACTCTAGCCTCTAGTGGTATTAGTGATTTCAAAACTATGTTAGCTTCCCATGAGGCTACGTCACCATTACGCAGAAATATTTCTTCTAGTGATGTGGCAGGAGCTGCTTTATACTTGCTGAGTAACTTATCATCCGGAGTTACTGGTGAAATGCATTATGTTGATGGTGGATTTAACACTACAGTAGGGATGGATGTTGGTGCTAGCTCTTAG
- the pheT gene encoding phenylalanine--tRNA ligase subunit beta, translating to MKFTLSWLKKFLDTESTVADIADCLTMLGLEVEEIIDRRTELKDFEVAHILSTKPHPSADKLKICQVQTNEEILQIVCGASNARENIKVVLAKIGCEIPNGKFKIKESVIRGEKSCGMLCSEEELLVGTNSDGIIELMPDAKIGESLIQYYGYGDPIFDINVTPNRGDALGIYGIARDLASKGIGTLKELAIAEIAGEFESTLTLQVENKEACPLFAFREIRNLQNKASPDWLKQLLQNIGVKSVSAVVDVTNYISYSFGQPMHAYDRNKLLDNVQVATLKERTKFIALNGKEYALDSGDLVIQDNRQVLALAGIIGGDNSSCTIGTKNIVLEAACFSPKYITKTARRLQVDTDSRYRFERNIDQKFTLKALNIASKMILAICGGEISDIVYNEGFAFVQKSLDFPINCLAKITGLNLSKTEICNILKNLGFIIVDIGDTLKLTIPSWRYDITIKEDIVEEIVRIYGYDKLEPIKLPEMQLTRIIPKEQRRISDIKRILASYGYDEVVTNSFMDSEIAKLFAPIKEKLFLLNPINVDNNYMRPSIIPKLLKLVQKNLTRSIKEIALMELGPIFNSCTSDGELIFASAVRCGLYNEKDCHSAARLVDVFDIKSDLENVLNYVGLPIDKCQFAPIDLPYYHPTKSSLIKLGKNVIAYFGQIHPSILKHFDIDCQIFAFEIDIANIPFAKAKFAKRDEFIVSDFQPTFRDYAFVVDLEQPVSKIIAYIKNSNKKMIKSVDLFDVYSGDKLPSGKKSVAIKVQFQADDRTLNEADLNLLNQEVVTTAYEKFQGKLRE from the coding sequence ATGAAATTTACTCTATCATGGTTAAAAAAATTCTTAGATACTGAGAGTACTGTTGCAGATATTGCTGACTGTTTGACCATGCTTGGTCTAGAAGTGGAAGAAATAATAGATAGAAGGACGGAGCTAAAGGATTTTGAAGTAGCTCACATATTATCTACTAAACCCCATCCATCGGCGGATAAACTTAAGATATGTCAAGTCCAAACTAATGAGGAAATTTTACAAATAGTTTGTGGAGCAAGTAATGCTAGGGAGAATATTAAAGTAGTATTGGCAAAAATTGGCTGTGAAATTCCAAATGGTAAATTTAAAATTAAAGAATCAGTAATTCGTGGAGAAAAAAGTTGCGGAATGTTATGTTCTGAAGAAGAACTATTAGTGGGGACTAATTCTGATGGTATAATAGAACTGATGCCCGATGCTAAGATAGGAGAGTCACTTATACAATATTATGGGTATGGTGATCCAATCTTTGATATTAATGTTACCCCAAATCGTGGTGACGCTCTTGGAATCTATGGTATAGCTAGAGACCTAGCTAGCAAGGGTATCGGTACGCTTAAAGAATTAGCAATAGCGGAAATTGCTGGAGAATTTGAATCTACATTAACCTTACAGGTAGAGAATAAAGAAGCCTGCCCATTATTCGCCTTTCGAGAAATAAGGAATTTACAAAATAAGGCTAGCCCTGATTGGTTGAAACAATTGTTGCAAAATATTGGAGTGAAATCAGTTTCTGCCGTAGTGGATGTTACTAACTACATCTCATACAGTTTCGGGCAACCAATGCACGCCTATGATAGAAATAAATTATTAGATAATGTCCAAGTTGCAACTCTTAAAGAAAGAACTAAATTTATAGCTTTAAATGGTAAAGAGTATGCTTTAGATTCAGGAGATTTGGTAATTCAAGATAATAGGCAAGTATTAGCTCTGGCTGGCATTATAGGTGGGGATAATAGTAGTTGTACAATTGGAACGAAAAATATCGTACTAGAGGCGGCATGTTTTTCTCCTAAATATATTACTAAAACTGCCAGGCGTCTGCAGGTTGATACTGATTCGCGTTATCGTTTTGAACGTAATATTGATCAAAAATTTACCTTAAAAGCCTTAAATATTGCAAGTAAAATGATTTTAGCTATTTGTGGAGGTGAAATTTCTGATATAGTGTATAATGAGGGGTTTGCTTTTGTGCAAAAATCCTTGGACTTCCCTATAAATTGCCTAGCTAAAATAACCGGTCTAAACTTAAGCAAAACAGAGATTTGTAACATTTTAAAAAATCTTGGCTTTATTATAGTAGATATAGGCGATACTCTCAAACTTACCATACCATCCTGGCGGTATGACATCACAATTAAAGAAGATATTGTTGAAGAAATTGTTCGTATTTACGGCTATGACAAATTAGAGCCGATTAAATTACCAGAAATGCAACTAACAAGGATTATACCTAAAGAGCAACGAAGAATTTCTGATATTAAAAGAATTTTAGCCAGTTATGGGTATGATGAGGTAGTAACAAATTCATTCATGGATAGTGAAATAGCAAAATTATTTGCTCCAATAAAAGAGAAGTTATTTTTGCTAAATCCTATTAATGTTGATAATAATTATATGCGACCTAGCATCATTCCTAAATTACTTAAATTAGTTCAAAAGAATTTAACAAGATCCATTAAAGAAATTGCTTTGATGGAATTGGGACCAATCTTTAACTCTTGTACATCAGATGGAGAATTAATTTTTGCTTCTGCAGTAAGATGTGGGCTATATAATGAAAAAGATTGTCATTCTGCAGCTCGCTTAGTAGATGTTTTTGATATTAAATCTGACTTAGAAAATGTTTTAAATTATGTAGGTCTACCGATTGATAAGTGTCAATTTGCTCCTATTGATTTACCTTATTACCATCCGACAAAATCAAGCCTTATAAAACTTGGTAAAAATGTTATAGCCTATTTTGGGCAAATTCATCCCTCTATATTAAAACATTTTGATATTGACTGTCAGATATTTGCCTTTGAAATAGATATTGCCAATATACCATTTGCTAAAGCAAAATTTGCTAAAAGAGACGAGTTTATTGTTTCTGACTTCCAGCCAACCTTTAGAGACTATGCTTTTGTAGTTGATCTAGAGCAGCCGGTTAGCAAGATAATTGCTTATATCAAGAATTCTAATAAAAAAATGATAAAGTCTGTTGATCTATTTGATGTGTACTCGGGAGATAAACTGCCTTCCGGTAAAAAATCGGTGGCTATTAAGGTGCAATTTCAAGCAGATGATCGGACGTTAAATGAAGCAGACCTAAATTTATTAAATCAAGAAGTTGTTACAACTGCTTATGAGAAATTTCAAGGTAAATTAAGAGAATAA
- the secB gene encoding protein-export chaperone SecB, with product MKDTNQQDMPHIAVNAQYIKDLSFENPDAPKSLVSLERNPQIDLFLDLNISNLPEENFYEVELSIEAKAMSEKHKLFIVDLKYAGVFNLINISEDQHQMILAIHCPAMIFPFARKIISDVTQDGGFQPLMIDPIDFGALYHKKMRESEN from the coding sequence ATGAAAGATACTAATCAACAAGACATGCCACATATTGCTGTTAATGCCCAATATATAAAGGATTTGTCTTTTGAAAATCCAGATGCTCCAAAATCTTTGGTGTCTTTGGAACGTAATCCACAAATTGATTTATTCCTAGACCTTAATATTTCTAATTTACCTGAAGAAAATTTTTATGAGGTAGAATTAAGTATAGAAGCTAAAGCAATGAGCGAAAAACATAAGCTATTTATAGTAGACTTAAAATATGCTGGAGTTTTCAACTTAATTAATATATCAGAAGATCAACACCAAATGATATTAGCAATTCATTGTCCAGCAATGATTTTCCCATTTGCTAGAAAAATTATTTCGGATGTAACTCAGGATGGTGGATTCCAACCATTGATGATTGATCCGATTGATTTTGGTGCTTTATATCACAAGAAAATGCGAGAGAGTGAAAACTAA